One Clostridium estertheticum DNA segment encodes these proteins:
- a CDS encoding IS3 family transposase (programmed frameshift): protein MNKSYSAEFKMEAVKRLEKTGESMSKVAADLGVKPTTMQGWVNKYRKSPKAPFIGSGHLSPEDEKFHKLEKENRDLKEENDILKKAGSLLREKPQIKRFLFIKANRMNYHLAKLCMVLSVSRSSYYAWEKRPESMRSKANNLLLKEISDIHGKSNKVYGSTKITRILNTKSKCPINHKRVEHIMSENGIKSKVSKKFIATTNSNHKLPVAENILNRDFSVDKPNEKMVSDITYLWTDEGWLYIAGILDLCGQKIVGLSMSERMTKELVIDALNSAYLRAGKPSNVILHSDRGSQYCSYDYQNLIKKYGFTCSMSRKGNCWDNAPMESFWGKLKCEWLYGTHFRTREEARAAVFEYVEVFYNRQRIHASNGYVTPEDYYNKATRKAKVA, encoded by the exons ATGAATAAAAGTTATAGTGCTGAATTTAAAATGGAAGCAGTAAAGAGATTAGAAAAAACAGGAGAGTCGATGTCAAAAGTAGCTGCTGATTTAGGGGTTAAGCCAACCACAATGCAGGGCTGGGTAAATAAGTATAGAAAATCTCCTAAGGCTCCATTTATAGGTAGTGGACACTTAAGCCCAGAAGATGAAAAATTTCATAAGCTTGAAAAAGAAAATAGGGACCTCAAAGAGGAGAATGATATATTAAAAAAAGCGG GCAGCCTACTTCGCGAGAAACCTCAAATAAAGAGATTTCTATTTATCAAGGCTAATCGCATGAACTACCATCTAGCGAAGCTATGCATGGTCCTATCCGTTTCTAGGAGCAGCTACTATGCATGGGAGAAACGTCCAGAAAGCATGAGATCAAAAGCAAATAATCTTCTATTAAAGGAAATTAGTGATATCCATGGAAAGAGCAATAAAGTTTACGGTTCAACAAAAATTACACGAATATTAAACACCAAAAGTAAATGTCCTATTAATCATAAAAGAGTGGAACATATCATGAGTGAAAATGGCATAAAATCAAAGGTTTCAAAGAAATTTATAGCCACTACAAATTCTAACCATAAGCTTCCAGTTGCAGAAAATATCCTCAACCGTGACTTTTCTGTGGACAAACCTAATGAAAAAATGGTAAGTGATATCACCTACCTGTGGACAGATGAAGGATGGCTTTATATCGCTGGAATCTTGGATTTATGTGGACAAAAAATTGTTGGATTGTCCATGAGTGAACGAATGACAAAGGAATTAGTTATTGACGCATTGAATTCGGCATATCTACGTGCTGGTAAGCCTTCAAACGTCATTTTACACTCGGATAGAGGTTCACAGTACTGTTCTTACGACTACCAAAATTTGATTAAAAAGTATGGTTTTACATGTAGTATGTCCCGAAAAGGTAACTGTTGGGATAATGCACCAATGGAATCTTTCTGGGGCAAATTAAAATGTGAATGGCTCTATGGTACACACTTTAGGACTCGTGAAGAAGCCCGTGCAGCCGTATTTGAATATGTTGAAGTGTTTTATAATCGGCAGCGAATCCATGCCTCAAATGGATATGTGACACCTGAAGACTATTATAATAAAGCTACTCGAAAAGCTAAAGTAGCTTAA
- a CDS encoding SEC-C metal-binding domain-containing protein → MGKYSQANKLCTCGSGKKYKNCCFKKSSSESELLQLIIETLRNSDMERGELEQRINLIEELISKINLCDSKLQEIYYNISQLYILVGQDQKALDIINNSIDFNKMSNEGEIFILTLKAKVLLNLGNMGEALETVTLVKNMTHLLKWSDKSSANLKSGILLENSKIVMGILMYYTEETGVAMDYSEILETYDELIENYELGKYDHIDHYLGAKSNKASILLKNKSETIQKQGLVQMEEIIDQKIKCGYWVGVANNFSSLGLYFLKVGNYKQAIAYTKRDLQLTRKYGSSREEISTLLNLSDIYVKTLQMSKAREVLKFAMHISEKTDNSAVAIFIASKMNNINDISKKLHIDGKSFGPKSDCVCGSGKTFEKCCGEADYEYESIEKILGLQNIIPYAKAIDDTSKKTLTDEKSRLNLILRKLNKGEIRLSWYEIIQNGAYEEVYELPDMASIHLLSAKSLIANSPIDDLMKETSVALSTLMLSVSALEAFLNQLIYFLTTIPVTELPKFVREKIPEELIKDHCAYQRNERFTDKINVIADIFCNGNWSPKIGTLYNDLFKLISIRNELVHFKSVEYIKIIPPQNNSGILKNLSSEVVLREISNSWPLKLLNDTFARWSIKTIEQTINYIKTSYENCINKEL, encoded by the coding sequence ATGGGAAAATATTCTCAGGCTAATAAGTTATGTACATGTGGGAGTGGCAAAAAATATAAAAATTGCTGTTTTAAAAAAAGTTCATCGGAGAGCGAATTGCTCCAATTAATTATTGAAACACTTAGAAATTCAGATATGGAGCGCGGAGAATTAGAACAACGTATCAATTTAATTGAGGAATTAATTAGTAAAATTAATCTATGTGATTCCAAATTACAAGAGATTTATTATAACATATCTCAACTTTATATATTAGTAGGTCAAGATCAAAAAGCTTTGGATATTATAAATAACTCAATTGATTTCAATAAAATGAGTAATGAAGGTGAAATATTTATATTAACACTTAAGGCAAAAGTTTTATTAAATTTAGGGAATATGGGAGAAGCATTAGAAACAGTAACATTGGTTAAAAATATGACTCATTTACTTAAATGGTCTGATAAATCTAGTGCAAATTTAAAAAGTGGTATATTGTTAGAAAATTCAAAAATAGTAATGGGCATATTAATGTATTATACTGAAGAAACTGGAGTTGCCATGGATTATAGTGAAATTCTTGAAACTTATGATGAATTAATAGAAAACTATGAATTGGGTAAGTATGATCATATAGATCATTATTTAGGCGCTAAATCTAATAAAGCTTCAATATTATTAAAAAATAAATCGGAAACTATTCAAAAACAAGGTTTAGTACAAATGGAAGAAATAATAGACCAAAAAATAAAATGTGGATATTGGGTTGGTGTTGCCAATAATTTTTCTTCATTAGGTTTGTACTTCTTAAAAGTAGGAAATTATAAGCAGGCCATAGCATATACAAAGAGAGATTTACAATTAACAAGAAAATATGGCTCATCAAGAGAAGAAATATCAACATTGCTAAATTTGAGTGATATTTATGTTAAGACTTTGCAAATGTCTAAAGCAAGAGAAGTGTTAAAATTCGCTATGCATATTTCTGAGAAAACTGATAATTCAGCAGTAGCTATTTTTATTGCAAGTAAAATGAATAATATCAATGATATTTCTAAAAAATTACATATAGATGGCAAATCATTTGGTCCAAAATCAGATTGTGTATGTGGTAGTGGAAAAACTTTTGAAAAATGCTGTGGTGAAGCAGATTATGAATATGAATCAATAGAAAAGATATTAGGACTACAAAACATTATCCCTTATGCCAAAGCAATTGACGATACATCTAAAAAAACATTAACAGATGAGAAAAGTAGATTAAATTTAATACTAAGAAAATTAAACAAAGGTGAAATTAGATTATCTTGGTATGAAATTATTCAAAATGGTGCATATGAAGAGGTATATGAACTGCCTGATATGGCTAGTATTCACCTATTGTCAGCAAAATCACTTATTGCAAATAGCCCTATTGATGATTTAATGAAAGAAACAAGTGTTGCTTTATCAACATTAATGTTAAGTGTTTCTGCTCTAGAAGCATTTCTAAACCAATTGATTTATTTTTTGACAACAATTCCAGTAACTGAATTACCAAAGTTTGTTAGAGAAAAAATACCTGAAGAATTGATAAAAGATCATTGTGCATATCAAAGGAATGAAAGGTTTACTGATAAAATAAATGTCATTGCAGATATTTTCTGCAATGGTAATTGGTCACCTAAAATTGGAACGTTATACAATGATTTGTTCAAACTCATTTCTATAAGGAATGAATTAGTTCATTTTAAGTCTGTTGAATATATTAAAATAATTCCACCGCAAAATAATAGTGGAATACTAAAAAACTTAAGCTCGGAAGTAGTGTTACGTGAAATTTCAAATTCATGGCCTTTAAAACTCCTAAATGATACATTTGCTCGCTGGAGTATAAAAACGATTGAGCAAACTATAAACTATATAAAGACTTCATATGAAAATTGTATAAATAAAGAATTGTAA
- a CDS encoding ATP-binding protein translates to MINIDNSIELLPRKEFFTTTWVRDIKLESAIFDLIDNSIDAAKRIRGYKSLEGFEISLKIENNTFIIRDNCGGITLDSAKSNVFRFGNDTTNSCEYDNIVGRYNVGMKRAMFKIGRLIELESHTDVDHFKVKIDVDQWVKKQDWAIDLSECCSSYINGTTIKITKINKGIKSEFNKKGYISKLRQDIALKFKDCISKGIKIYLKEEGVLKLIKIGIKKDNDIIVYEKDINTNKFKGNVKVYKGIENMSEAGWNIYFNERLVVDTNKGKLTGWNLKLISDKYENIIFSEQYYGFRGYLNLTEKSQYSLPFTTTKDGLDKSHENYEKILEILVKAMKAVKINFEKPDEVNISYKRPRTEVEILKVEFNVNSAKAVGEKTYDIHIGKS, encoded by the coding sequence ATGATTAATATAGATAATTCAATTGAGCTTTTACCAAGAAAAGAATTTTTTACGACAACTTGGGTTAGAGATATAAAACTTGAGAGTGCCATTTTTGATTTAATTGATAATTCAATTGATGCTGCAAAACGAATTAGAGGGTACAAATCACTAGAGGGATTTGAAATAAGTTTAAAGATAGAAAATAATACATTTATTATAAGAGATAATTGTGGAGGAATAACTTTAGATAGTGCTAAAAGCAATGTATTTAGGTTCGGAAATGACACTACAAACTCATGTGAGTATGATAATATTGTTGGTAGATATAATGTTGGAATGAAGAGAGCTATGTTTAAAATAGGAAGGCTAATAGAATTAGAATCTCATACGGATGTAGATCATTTTAAGGTAAAAATTGACGTAGATCAGTGGGTTAAAAAGCAAGATTGGGCAATAGATTTATCTGAATGTTGTAGCTCCTATATAAATGGTACAACCATAAAAATCACAAAAATTAATAAAGGTATAAAAAGTGAATTCAATAAAAAGGGATATATTTCAAAGTTAAGACAAGATATTGCATTAAAGTTTAAGGATTGCATATCGAAAGGTATTAAAATATATCTAAAAGAAGAGGGTGTATTAAAGCTAATAAAGATAGGCATTAAGAAAGATAATGATATTATAGTATATGAAAAAGATATAAATACTAATAAATTTAAAGGTAATGTTAAAGTGTATAAAGGCATAGAAAATATGAGTGAAGCTGGTTGGAATATATACTTCAATGAAAGATTAGTTGTTGATACAAACAAAGGCAAATTAACCGGTTGGAATTTAAAGTTAATAAGTGATAAATACGAAAATATAATCTTTAGTGAGCAATATTATGGATTTAGAGGATATTTAAATCTTACTGAAAAAAGCCAGTATTCGCTACCATTTACAACAACGAAAGATGGGTTAGATAAAAGCCATGAAAATTATGAAAAAATACTAGAGATTCTTGTTAAAGCAATGAAAGCAGTAAAAATTAATTTTGAAAAACCTGACGAAGTAAATATTTCCTATAAAAGACCAAGAACGGAAGTAGAGATTCTTAAAGTTGAGTTTAATGTAAATTCAGCTAAAGCTGTAGGGGAAAAGACTTATGATATTCATATAGGAAAGTCATAA
- a CDS encoding AAA domain-containing protein produces MAQIKSIFNFLKDYNELSNPVITEIDNQKWSMKISNLPKIKEVWSAYNIEDFDGLKILEVKRPVLEPCPVPDESIIEWIDGSWEKLGVEQVRYEKVIARSIHLYKYACSKCDWIYDPQVGDEDIHIPVCTDFDDISEEWVCPNCSAKKTAFRKANLVACYKEEFFNEDENRLMIFDKWIAERTNWRIVEIPKQQGLDLYNKLFKLYSEIKKESESVELILGDGRIRWTTDLKIIDHPVLLQNVHLEFDADKPSFIVKCDELRTELYTPMLRIIPSINQLMLSNIIQDIEKNAYHIADTSNTKGLFQRLINVLDEKGKCVESFESNYNGPMIMTEPILFLRKRTLGFSMFIDKIIEEIESNEDAILPDFFENMIGNHKEQQEVEIIGENWNQSGIDEDVLLTLPANNEQLKIIKYLNNYGAVLVQGPPGTGKTHTIANLIGHLLSQGSSVLVTSHTEKALTVLKEKVYKDKYNKDINLQSLCISLLSSSSQKKEMDDAINEIAAKGTSLDLHESKKKIERLEIQRKDLINKSKTKNQELLQIRSLEYKDIVFANQTVTPINAAKFIKDGYGKYDYIPGATKDDTLGLSLSVVDFCNLYHSNLEISTEEENLLSKELPTLEFLWSFDEFKLYSDSYIKLTEELIGWNPKLVLKDNVETKILSEISNSAILIYDDLNSLEEYQLAIIAKTIKDGVYTTLWTIVFKELDELMENYEQYRKILFDNDICIPKQIILEESVVILNEIIDSGKEIPVTFIIGVTKPKWKRLRDGITNNKRKIENKADFEKVRAIIIYELKRNSLLNKINKLLLEVSENAAINIEDFEQKVKQHRKKIQSSLNWHEQYWIKLTQEVQFNVEDIIKFEELCVIDIDQPIETISERLKSIFIPDLSKRCNSELLNKLTQKWDQYAFDLNGYKVYKKPFDLLIRAVNEKDVSAYEEAYYNITELYAKRKIFSLRNELIRKLKINAPIWAHAIENRNGIHGEYNLPEDIELAWKWRQLTNQLERIDRYDPNMIQKELRNINDLLMQNARRLAYEKAWHLKIKNKTQAQTQAIEGWRATIRQVGKGTGKSAPMLLKKARELMPLCQSAIPVWIMSLNRVAENFDPQKNKFDVVIIDEASQAGILSLSALYLGKKIIIVGDDEQVSPDTVGIKTEEINALIEQHLQGIPNNHLFNGKTSVYDMAKASGFKPLMLTEHFRCLPEIIEFSNQLSYNGRIKPLRDASGVAIKPAVIEYRVPNAYKSPDKINKTEAQHIAAMICACVENEAYKGKTFGIISLLGQEQAYEIDRLLQLNLDPKEYESRKIQCGTASQFQGDERDVIFLSIVEGPSEKGGPVRLLSEDGNNDLARKRYNVAASRAKDQMWVVHSLNPEIDLKPDDIRLRLIKHAMNPSVDKDEERLKHAESDFEKQVMKSLLNQGYIVIPQWKVGTYRIDMVIEDGNKHIALECDGEKWHTQDDLPNDLKRQAILERLGWKFIRIRGSQFYRNPDDTMKWVFEELENNEIRPNYLSETEYLDANMLTNDGLIDSIKRRAEQIRLEWNGEFINEVDAEADVNDIQVGNVIDLINSEQIQAIEEETTNPVLSIMVDSKPKDEENIGLECKQINFYAELGLDNSEQLNILDLSKSEKVVKSPKKRITKKNGDRGNEKVTSVKKNIPKPIFDFRKK; encoded by the coding sequence GTGGCTCAAATAAAAAGTATTTTTAATTTTCTTAAAGACTATAATGAACTATCGAATCCAGTTATAACAGAAATTGATAATCAAAAGTGGAGTATGAAAATTTCAAATTTGCCGAAAATTAAGGAAGTATGGTCGGCTTATAATATTGAGGATTTTGATGGGTTGAAAATATTGGAAGTGAAAAGACCTGTTTTAGAGCCATGCCCTGTTCCGGATGAATCAATTATTGAGTGGATTGATGGCAGTTGGGAAAAACTTGGGGTTGAACAGGTTCGTTATGAAAAAGTAATAGCTAGATCTATACATTTATATAAGTATGCTTGCTCTAAATGTGATTGGATATATGACCCACAAGTTGGAGATGAAGACATTCATATTCCTGTATGTACTGACTTTGATGATATCTCTGAAGAATGGGTATGTCCTAATTGTAGCGCGAAAAAGACTGCGTTTAGGAAAGCAAACTTAGTTGCTTGTTATAAAGAAGAGTTTTTTAATGAAGATGAGAATCGCCTGATGATTTTTGATAAATGGATAGCTGAAAGAACAAATTGGAGAATAGTAGAAATTCCAAAGCAACAAGGACTTGATTTATATAATAAATTATTTAAGCTATATTCTGAAATTAAGAAAGAATCTGAGAGCGTAGAACTTATACTTGGTGATGGACGTATTAGATGGACTACTGACCTGAAAATTATTGATCATCCTGTATTGCTTCAAAATGTTCATTTAGAATTTGATGCGGATAAGCCATCTTTTATTGTTAAATGTGATGAGCTCAGGACGGAACTATACACACCAATGCTAAGGATTATCCCATCAATTAACCAATTAATGCTATCAAATATTATTCAAGATATTGAAAAAAACGCGTATCATATTGCAGATACATCAAACACAAAGGGCCTTTTTCAGAGGCTTATTAATGTTTTAGATGAAAAAGGTAAATGTGTTGAAAGCTTTGAGAGTAATTATAATGGTCCTATGATTATGACTGAACCAATCTTGTTTCTCAGAAAAAGAACACTAGGGTTCTCTATGTTTATTGATAAAATCATTGAAGAAATTGAGAGCAATGAAGACGCTATTTTACCAGACTTTTTCGAAAATATGATAGGTAATCATAAAGAGCAACAGGAAGTTGAAATCATTGGTGAAAATTGGAACCAAAGTGGAATAGATGAAGATGTTTTATTAACCTTACCAGCTAATAATGAGCAGTTGAAAATAATTAAGTATCTCAATAATTATGGTGCAGTTCTTGTGCAAGGACCACCTGGAACAGGTAAAACCCATACCATAGCAAATCTTATAGGTCACCTTCTTAGTCAAGGCAGTAGTGTGCTTGTAACTAGTCATACAGAAAAAGCTCTAACAGTATTAAAAGAAAAAGTATACAAAGATAAGTATAACAAAGATATAAATCTCCAAAGTTTGTGTATTAGTCTACTAAGTTCCAGTTCACAAAAGAAAGAAATGGATGATGCCATTAACGAAATTGCTGCAAAAGGTACATCACTTGATTTACATGAATCTAAGAAAAAAATTGAAAGACTCGAAATTCAAAGAAAAGATCTTATTAACAAATCAAAAACAAAAAATCAAGAACTTCTTCAAATTAGGTCGTTAGAATATAAAGATATTGTATTTGCAAATCAGACAGTTACACCTATTAATGCTGCTAAGTTTATAAAAGATGGCTATGGTAAGTATGATTATATACCTGGAGCTACGAAAGATGATACATTAGGATTATCACTTTCCGTGGTTGATTTTTGTAATTTATATCATTCCAATCTAGAAATATCTACTGAAGAAGAAAATTTGTTAAGTAAGGAACTACCAACCTTAGAATTTTTATGGTCTTTTGATGAATTTAAATTATATTCAGATAGTTATATAAAATTAACTGAGGAGCTTATTGGATGGAATCCAAAACTTGTTTTGAAAGATAATGTTGAAACAAAGATACTATCAGAAATATCTAATAGTGCAATACTAATTTATGATGATCTAAACAGTCTGGAAGAATATCAGCTTGCTATTATAGCAAAAACAATAAAAGACGGAGTATATACTACTTTATGGACCATAGTTTTTAAGGAATTAGATGAGCTAATGGAAAACTACGAACAATACAGAAAAATCTTATTCGATAATGATATATGTATACCAAAACAAATAATTTTAGAGGAAAGTGTAGTCATTTTAAATGAAATAATTGATTCTGGAAAAGAAATTCCAGTGACTTTTATTATTGGAGTAACAAAACCTAAATGGAAAAGACTTCGTGATGGGATAACTAATAATAAGAGAAAAATAGAAAACAAAGCTGATTTTGAGAAAGTTAGAGCAATAATTATTTATGAGTTAAAGAGAAATAGCTTGTTGAATAAAATTAATAAGTTACTACTTGAAGTCTCGGAAAATGCAGCTATAAATATAGAAGATTTTGAGCAAAAAGTGAAACAACATCGTAAAAAAATACAGTCATCATTAAATTGGCATGAACAGTATTGGATAAAGTTAACGCAAGAAGTACAATTTAATGTGGAAGATATTATAAAGTTTGAAGAACTTTGTGTGATAGATATTGATCAGCCAATAGAAACCATTTCAGAACGACTTAAAAGCATTTTCATACCAGATTTAAGTAAAAGATGTAATTCTGAATTACTAAACAAACTGACACAGAAGTGGGATCAATATGCATTTGATTTGAACGGGTATAAAGTATATAAAAAGCCATTTGACCTACTAATTCGCGCTGTCAATGAAAAAGATGTGAGTGCTTATGAAGAGGCTTATTATAATATAACTGAGTTATATGCTAAAAGAAAAATATTTTCTTTAAGAAATGAACTGATAAGGAAATTAAAGATAAATGCTCCAATATGGGCTCATGCTATTGAAAATAGAAATGGAATTCATGGCGAATATAATTTACCAGAAGACATAGAGCTAGCATGGAAGTGGCGTCAGCTTACTAACCAGCTTGAACGAATTGATAGATATGATCCTAATATGATTCAAAAGGAATTGAGAAATATTAATGACCTATTAATGCAAAATGCAAGGAGACTTGCCTATGAAAAAGCTTGGCATTTAAAGATAAAGAATAAGACTCAAGCTCAGACTCAGGCCATTGAGGGATGGCGAGCTACAATTAGACAAGTGGGTAAAGGAACTGGTAAAAGTGCCCCAATGCTATTAAAAAAAGCAAGGGAATTGATGCCTTTATGTCAGAGTGCTATACCGGTATGGATTATGTCCTTAAATCGTGTAGCTGAGAATTTTGATCCACAGAAAAATAAATTTGATGTGGTTATAATTGACGAGGCAAGTCAAGCAGGTATATTATCTTTATCAGCTTTATATTTAGGGAAAAAAATTATTATTGTAGGTGATGATGAACAAGTAAGCCCTGATACTGTTGGAATAAAAACTGAAGAAATTAATGCATTAATTGAACAACATTTACAAGGTATTCCTAATAATCACTTATTTAATGGTAAGACTTCTGTCTATGATATGGCAAAAGCTTCAGGATTTAAACCTTTAATGTTGACAGAACATTTTAGATGTTTACCTGAAATAATTGAGTTTAGTAATCAATTATCTTACAATGGCAGAATAAAACCTTTAAGAGATGCATCAGGTGTAGCAATAAAACCTGCTGTGATTGAATATAGAGTTCCTAATGCATATAAATCGCCTGATAAAATTAATAAGACTGAGGCACAACACATTGCGGCAATGATATGTGCGTGTGTTGAAAATGAAGCTTATAAAGGGAAAACCTTTGGGATCATTTCTCTTTTAGGGCAAGAACAAGCTTATGAAATTGATAGACTATTACAGCTTAATCTTGATCCTAAAGAATACGAATCCCGTAAGATCCAATGTGGAACTGCATCTCAGTTTCAAGGTGATGAAAGAGATGTGATTTTCCTAAGTATTGTTGAAGGCCCAAGCGAAAAAGGTGGCCCAGTTAGATTGCTAAGTGAAGATGGTAATAATGACTTGGCTCGGAAAAGATATAATGTTGCTGCTAGTAGAGCAAAAGACCAAATGTGGGTGGTGCATTCTTTAAATCCGGAAATAGATCTTAAACCAGATGATATAAGACTTAGATTAATAAAACATGCAATGAACCCATCAGTAGATAAAGATGAAGAAAGACTAAAACATGCTGAGTCTGATTTTGAAAAACAAGTAATGAAAAGTCTTTTGAACCAAGGCTACATAGTTATACCACAATGGAAGGTAGGCACATATAGAATAGATATGGTTATTGAAGATGGAAATAAGCATATTGCTTTAGAATGCGATGGAGAAAAATGGCATACACAAGATGACCTACCTAATGATTTGAAGAGACAAGCGATTCTAGAAAGACTAGGCTGGAAATTTATTAGAATAAGAGGGAGTCAATTTTACAGAAATCCAGATGATACAATGAAATGGGTTTTTGAAGAACTTGAAAATAATGAAATTAGACCTAATTATTTGTCAGAGACTGAATATCTTGATGCAAATATGCTTACCAATGACGGGTTAATTGACAGCATTAAAAGACGAGCAGAACAAATACGTCTGGAATGGAATGGTGAATTCATTAATGAGGTTGATGCAGAAGCAGATGTTAATGATATACAAGTAGGAAATGTTATTGACTTAATAAATTCAGAGCAAATACAAGCAATTGAAGAAGAAACCACTAATCCTGTACTTTCAATTATGGTTGACTCCAAGCCGAAAGATGAAGAGAATATTGGCTTAGAATGTAAGCAGATAAATTTTTATGCTGAGTTAGGATTAGATAACAGTGAACAGCTAAATATTCTTGACTTGAGTAAATCAGAAAAAGTTGTTAAAAGCCCCAAAAAGAGAATCACTAAGAAAAATGGTGATAGAGGTAATGAGAAAGTAACAAGTGTTAAGAAAAATATTCCGAAACCAATATTTGATTTTAGAAAGAAATAG
- a CDS encoding YdbC family protein yields MADLKYEIVERIAILSEKGNWTKELNKVSWNDRPGKFDLRDWNHDEGKIGKGITLTEEEMQNFKQVLNSIEL; encoded by the coding sequence ATGGCTGATTTAAAATATGAAATAGTTGAAAGAATTGCAATTCTTTCTGAAAAAGGTAATTGGACAAAAGAATTAAATAAAGTGAGTTGGAATGATAGACCTGGAAAGTTTGACTTAAGAGATTGGAATCACGATGAAGGTAAAATAGGCAAAGGGATAACCTTGACCGAGGAAGAAATGCAAAATTTTAAACAAGTTCTAAATTCCATAGAACTTTAG
- a CDS encoding DUF1643 domain-containing protein encodes MVEIKNEKILSCEKFIVTKEKQKYRYYLSREWGVDSGSKKCLVAIMLNPSHASYLRGDGTVDFLMEFFDKKGFNKMIVLNLFAYKTTKPEELINLDDELEKKNEIKSYLDEANEIFVGWGINKELCRENSTFKNMFENKTNKLLKVLKNKQYKHKAYCFKNSKGHKPMHPSKYNKVWEYTSFFNDDL; translated from the coding sequence ATGGTTGAAATAAAAAACGAAAAAATTTTATCATGTGAAAAATTTATAGTTACTAAAGAGAAACAAAAGTATAGATACTATTTATCACGAGAGTGGGGAGTGGATAGTGGTTCAAAAAAATGTTTAGTAGCAATAATGTTAAATCCAAGTCATGCATCATATTTAAGGGGAGATGGCACTGTAGATTTTTTAATGGAATTCTTTGATAAAAAAGGATTTAATAAAATGATAGTGTTAAATTTATTTGCATATAAAACAACAAAACCTGAGGAATTAATTAATTTAGATGATGAATTAGAAAAAAAGAATGAAATAAAAAGTTACCTTGATGAAGCAAATGAAATATTCGTTGGATGGGGAATAAATAAAGAGCTATGCAGGGAGAACTCAACTTTTAAAAATATGTTTGAAAATAAAACAAATAAGCTTTTAAAAGTATTGAAAAATAAACAATATAAACATAAAGCTTATTGCTTTAAAAATTCAAAAGGTCATAAGCCAATGCATCCAAGTAAATATAATAAAGTATGGGAATATACTAGTTTTTTTAATGATGATTTATAA
- a CDS encoding integrase, with protein MLLTGISAKVASNRLGHSTINITMDLYSHVLKDMNEDAADRLNDVIYK; from the coding sequence ATGCTCCTTACTGGTATCTCAGCTAAAGTTGCAAGTAATAGATTAGGGCATAGTACAATAAATATAACTATGGATTTGTATTCTCATGTATTAAAAGATATGAATGAAGATGCAGCAGATAGGTTGAATGATGTTATTTATAAATAA
- a CDS encoding HEPN domain-containing protein — protein MMSEDPIDTFISYWNVFEILGSKYHTETLRTSSGIKNKIYQCFLDYIGAQDLWGVPQDWISTVCELRNQLVHGGREIDIDTIEEIEKYRLQLHDQAHFLLLKIDENH, from the coding sequence ATGATGAGCGAAGATCCGATTGATACATTTATTTCTTATTGGAATGTATTTGAAATCTTAGGATCTAAATATCATACTGAAACGCTTCGTACAAGTTCTGGAATTAAAAATAAGATTTATCAGTGTTTTTTGGATTATATAGGTGCACAAGATCTATGGGGAGTACCTCAAGATTGGATTAGTACCGTTTGTGAGTTAAGAAATCAATTAGTTCATGGTGGAAGAGAAATAGATATTGATACAATTGAGGAAATAGAAAAATATAGACTACAATTGCATGACCAGGCACATTTTTTATTATTAAAGATAGACGAGAATCATTAA